From the genome of Kluyveromyces lactis strain NRRL Y-1140 chromosome F complete sequence:
AATCTAAGATAGAAGCACTGATTGGTTCGCCATCCACCAAGATATGGTTATCAACCATGTGCCAGCCTCTTGGTCTAACAATCAACGTTGGCAAATCAGCGATCTTACCACGCAACTTGTACTCTTTTCTTGGAGTgacaaaatcaatttgatcACGAATAGCGTCATACAAGTTCACTTGACCGTAAATGACATTGACCCAAGTTGGGGAAGCagaatcttcaaaatcgGTCATGTACGTCTTCACATCCGAGTTCAAGGCGTTCACCAACATATTTCTCAAAGGTGGCCCAGTGATTTCAGTGGAACGATCAATCAAACCTGGGGCTAATGGGGGTCCCTGCCAAGTAGGATCATTTCTGATAGCTTCTgtttccttcaagaaattgaattcGTATTCGCCGGAATCGATCTtttgttgaacaatttgTCTGTTCTCTAGTAATTGTAATCTGGTCTTGTTGAAAGTTCTATGCAATAGAACGACAAATTCCAAAGCATCTTTAGTCAAGATATCGGCAACGGTAGTGGTGCTTGGAGAGAATTGAGGTTTGGTATCGACATCAACTAAAAGTTGAACATTTTctaaattttttttaaccATGATGAATCTTTAATAAAGTTTTCTGATAGTAGTCTGTATAGAGCTTTTATCCTTCCCTATAGATTTAGTTACTCAGACCTTTATTTAACCTAAAGGCTAGAATTGAGCCcttcagaaaaaaaaaatgtaatGGCAACCCACCCTTTATATACTTTATGTGACGAAAATAATTAATCACCGGTGCCAATTGAGTgaattgttcttcttcttcttcttcttcttcttcttcttcttctcacATCCCTATAAACTTACCTAGTGAAACAGTATCATGTATGACACATATTACCAATATAATAGGCATTTACCCAAGATAAACTCGTCATGGAAATCGGTCTAAATGGTGAAACTGATTTGATACCAGGATGATGAttaaaaggaaagaaagaagtacgaaaaaggaagaggaagaaacTAAAAGTAATAGAGAACCGcgaagaaagaagagaaagaatcaCCGCCTTAACTCAGTAAGTGAGCTGCCGACCAATGATGTTGGCTCATACAAACTGCGGTTCCCTCAGATCATCGAGCGGCGCCAATGGCATTTCAAGTCTATTTGACTCTGAATTAAGGGCAACTGAGCTGATCATCTCTGTACCCTTTAAACTCACGCAATCAGTATGTAATTTCGTAAGATTAAGGGATCAGGTTTTGAAGGAACGGACATCGGGGTTCTCCGAACGAATGGAGAAAATTCAAGTTCGAAAATTTCCCATTTGTGCGAGGAAGATAGGTGGGTTCCTTTATTGCGTTTCTTTTGCCTCCATCCCACTTCCCAAGTTATTCCGGGATGCGTCTTTGTATTCGGGTAACGCCGTGTCACGTGTTATGCTTCTATTTCCcattgtttttttttctttctctggTCTCTCTGTTTGACAATGCCGCCAACTACTGTTCATAACCTGAGATGTTATCCATTCTATCAGTCCCTTTACTAGAGGCTATATGTTCCGCGTCAgcagaaaaaaaaatgtataTTCAGATTGTTTCAGCTTGAGTAACGTCAGCTTGTTGCCAATTGATACTTTTCCGCCCGTGTTTTTGGCTCTACTGTTGTGCGCTACTACAAACAACGCGGCTCTGCATCGCCGTCTAATGCTAAGTGTGTTCAGCATGTTGAATGTTAGCATGTACGTTGATTTTGACGTTGGACTCTCCTTTTTGTTACCCTCACATCGATGTACAGGAAAACAAGgttttcttggaaaactAAACAAAGTTTTGTTGAAACTAAAAactatcaaagaaaaaatatactTTAGTATTAGAAATGTGTGCGTATTGAAATGGAAGGAACAGAAACACCCACCAAAAAGCTCATTATAGACGTGACTACTGCATTACGCACCACGATAGGTTTTGCTCATTGCAATAAAAAAAGGAAAGTAACAAGAATACCTTTGATAGAATTACTTTAAAGACACTATCTCATTCCTTCTCGTTAAAGTTCTCCAAGATAACACTGTACCATTAACCATTTAAATTAGACTGAAATATGTCATTACCGTTGTTACGTCCGTTTGAGACTGTTTCTTTGGAGAATGCAGTCGAAGACCTTGTTGTCAGATTCATTCTCAATGTTCCCCCGGAAGATTTATCAACAGTTGAGCGGGTTCTATTccattttgaagaagccTCATGGTTTTACACTGATTTCGTTAAACTAATGAACCCATATTTGCCCAATTTAAGCATTAAAAGCTTCTCCAAGATCGTCATAGACATCTGTCCTTTGATTTGGAACTGGGATATCACACCAGAAAATGCACTTgtcaagttttcaaattataaGAAGACCATTCCCGTTAGGGGAGCCGCTATATTCAACGATAGTTTGTCAAAGATATTATTGTTGAGAGGTATCAATTCAAAACACTGGTCTTTCCCACGAGGTAAAATTGgtaaagatgaagatgacgtCGCATGCTGCATAAGGGAAGTTAAAGAGGAGACCGGCTTCGATTTAACCGGATTCATTGATGCTGATCAATACGTTGAACGGAACATGAATGGTAAAAACTTTAAAATCTTTCTCGTGAAAGGTGTACCTGAAGACTTTGAGTTTAAACCAGAAcacaaaaatgaaattcaAGCCATTGAATGgaaagatttcaaaaaattgagCAAGGCAATCACCAAGAATGAAGGCAGTGCCAAAGTTTTCTTGGTCAATTCCATGATTAGACCGTTGTCCTTATACGTTAAAAACGAAAAGAGGGCCAAGGATGAaaataaattgaaattataCGCCGAGGAACATTTGAAATCCATTTTAGGATTGAATAAGAAGGAGAACAAGATCGTGCTTGACGCAGGTCGTGAGTTGATGGAAATGCTACAAAAATCTGCAAAAACAGCTCAACATCAAGCCAGAAACGAGACATATGTTGCGGAAAACCCTGTGGTTGATGTGAATCAAGCTCGTAGCTTGTTTCCACTTATGTCCGTCCAATCTGTTTCTCACTTTTCTTCCAGTAATAACACCAATAATAACATTGTCAATGGTACCGGTATGACGATAAATACCACTGGAAATAATAAATTGGACCACGAAAAATCGTATTCTACGGAACAAAATACTGATTTACAAGCCTCTAGCAAAGAACTACTGGCATTTTTACACAAAAGTTCTACTGTCAATGACAAGGAAAGACAAATTTCAGGCAGTGATAGCGTTTCGTCATTCCCATCTGCTCATTTCACGGAGTTcactgatgatgaaaactACGAGGAATTCGAAAGTTCATCTGACGAAAGTCAATACGAAAGCTCTCAAGAACAACTTGGTCATTCTGACACGGAATGGGACCCCAACAGAGATGATGAGTTATTAACAGTGAAAGAACCCAAAAGTGTGAAAGAAACACAACCTTCAAAACCTGTCAAACCTGAAACAAAGCAAGGTGCCACAAACAATCAAAAACCTATACTTTTGAAACGTCCGGAATCTCAAAATAAGGCTAATAATATTGAATCTCAAACCGTGAAGCCAAAAATCAGATTATTGAGGCGTGGTGACACATTGGCATCAGCCACACAGTCTCCCTCCAATGAATCTATTAAAGCAGTCTCTGAGAAACGAAACGATACAGAAACCacttcaaacaaaaatgcAGCCAACGACTTATTGtcaatcttgaagaagCCATCAGAGGACCAACCAAAGATAAACGATTCAGAGACACATTCAAACAGAAGTGTAGCCAATGATTTATTGTCcatattgaagaaaccatcGAGATCAGAAGTACCAGGCGCCGCTTCGTCTCCTTTATTCACTAATACCTTTGAGAATAGTCAAAGTAGTAGTTCGAACGCTTCAGTGGAACATCATACTTCTTCCAATAACGACCGTAATGGttctaatttttcaaagcagTTTACTGCCTCACCTGCACTAAACGAACCATCTCCTAAAAATGATGCAAGCGACTTAATGCAACTACTGAAAAGACCACAACAGAACAGTGAACCTCAAAGTCCAATATCAGACCTTTCTCCAGCAAGCAAACCCTCAAATGAATTGCTTaatatattgaagaatCCCAAGACCGGCCTAAACTCGCAAATATCGGACGATCCTGTGACACACAACACCCAATACAATAGGATGCCTCCTCTGCAAGTACAGCCTCAACAGCCTTTCCAAATGCAGCAAATGCAGCAAATGATGCCACCTCCAGGTTATCCTCCCCAAAATATGTCATATATTCCCCAAGGCTTCTCTCCTCAGCAGCAATTCCAATATCAGCAACCGATTAATGGATATCCTATGCAACCTCAGCCACTTAACATGGGACAACCTGCACCAAACCAAGGTTTTACTAAACAGcaagaacttttgaatataTTACACAAGCCAAATGCTCCTGTTCAAGAAACTCCTTCCAACCCTTCATCTGAATTATTGAGtatcttgaaaagatgAGACATTACAGCATTTCGCAATTTCACTTacatatatttatatatgaGACTTTTCATCTAAGGAATATTTTGATAGTTCAGCTGTATAATTGAAAGAGCTAAATCTATTATTGTTCAGAATCATCTGATGGGATTTCATACTCTTGAAGAACCGCTGTTAGTTCTGCTTTATCATCTCTTCGTATCCACTCTAACTTTCTATCTTTCATGCCAGTTAGAGTGGTAATACAACCGTAACACACGCCTACATTCTTGGCAGGAGTATCACTCATTTTGTTTAGTTTTTCGGCTTTGTCTGGATTAGCTGCCTCCCAGGCATTGTAGTTGGTCAGTTCTTCCTCATTATGAATCACAAATGGCTTGCTAACTGTGATACCGTCAAGCCAATTTACTGGATTCTTATAAATAATGGCATTGCAAATACTACAGTGCATGATTTGATTTAGTTCATTATCAGGGTTAGATAATTTTGCACCTGTTCTAACAACTGTAGATATCACGTTTGAGTAATCACCTTCAATGTTATCAAAATACTGTCTCGCGAGTTCATTCATCGtcatatttttgataagttTGACATTTTTGGTAGGCTTGTCCACAAATTTGTCATAAAACAAAGTGTCCTGGACAACATAATTATGAGAGAATTGCGAAAGCCCTTTTATATGACAGTAAGCATCAATTTCTGACAGTAAAACGTCCCGGCCTGGATGAAAGTTTCTGAAGGCGGTATTATATTTACTATCGAGGGAAGAATCATCAAGATAACCTGCGATTTCTGCACCACGTCCTTTAACAGTCAGACTAATGACTTCATCAGCTAACTTTGTCATCGAGTGACCCCATAAGATGGctttgaaatttctttgtaaGGCAAATTTCTTAATCAAATGGGTATAAATAATGTTCAAAAGATCTTCTTTCGCTGTTTTGTTAGGCGCGCTGGCAAGCACTTTCTCTACAGTAGTACTTGGATTATTTGATGATCTTACCAGAGTGTTGAAGTTATCAATGTACAGTGTAATTTCTTGCAGATCAAACGGCACGgcaaagaattgatttcTGTCAACAATATGGAACAGAATCTTATCGGAgttttctttatattttgatttcagAAGTTCAATCTTACCGCGcacttcttcaaactctGCCTGTCCACAAATCGTGATTACTTCTACGTGAAATCCAGTTTTTCCCCGGTGTGTTTGTTTCTGCTCCAACAAAGTATCGTTCAAGATATCTAAAACTGCCAAAGAAGAGGATCCCAAAGAAAGCGGCACGAGAACATTGGAATCTTGATTTTGCTTATCAGCTTCTGCCTGACCACGTTTCTTATCTGGATATGagattttgaatatatcTTGGAAGTAGTCATCAGACATCATCTGCTTCCtctgtttcaaagaaataaatttCACGAAACATTCATCACAAAATGGTTCTTTTCTCGAGACTAGAGTTGCATCCAGCAGCTTACACCTTTTACAAATGACCATGATAGTTGGACGCAGCGATAAGGTTTGCAAGCACGTATTAACAGGCTTTTATTTGATTCAGTGACTAGTTACTATtaagagatgagatgagatgagattgattttcttttttttttttttttattttcatttcacTGTGGTTGTTAACATGAAATTTCAATCTAGAAATTTTGGAGTTCTGAAAACCATAgtaaaatattgaaatgtTAAAATGAATCCAGATGAACTAGTAGCAGATGAGTTACTGGTAAAGgggaaaataaaaaaaaggctCAAGCTAGCAACTTACTGCCTTACTAACAACAAATGACCGataaacaagaaacaacacAACCAGCTGAAAAGCTGCAACAGCCTGAAAAGGTGGCAGAGAACGTCGACCCCAGTCTCGAACTCAATAAGACTAAGGTCAATTTTACACCGGAAAAGACTGATGTCAACACCTACAAGTTCTATCCTGATGATCCAGAATCTACGTTGAACAGATACAGATTTGCAGTGAAAGGTGCTTCTGAATACTACGACCCATGCCAGGAATCATCTAAAATGTCTTTCAAGTGCCTTGAATTAAACAACTACGACAGAGACCTATGCCATGACTATTTCGACGCTTACAGAGAGTGTAAAAAGCAGTGGTTGAAGGCcagaagagagaaaagagaattttGGGAATAATTCAACCACATCTGCATGTAAATAGCGTACTTAATGAGAAGTAACTTTCTAATCAATAGCATGaattatttattgataatGAGCATGATCCTCCATTCCCATATTGAACGACATAAGCTAACAAACGGAACCTgaataaacaaaaaaagaaaataataacacAAGTTGAAAGTAcagatcacgtgacataAAGGAATTGATATTACCCGTCTTTCCGAATATTCTCCATTGCTCCTAACTATTGGAATCCGACTCGCGCTCCCTCCAAAACATGGTTTCGGACCCCACATGTAAAGATTTCGACCCAAAAAATATTCCAGATCCCAAaccgaaaaaaaaaaaaatgcagCTTCCCATTCCGATCAAACACAAATACGGATTATTACGAGCAGCATCAGAGATTCCCATAGGTAAGAAGTTTCCGTaatcgaaaaaaaaagtagaAAAGTGCAAAATTAATTATGATATATAAAAAGTTTTGTAAACATTGAGCTATTGTATGGAACAGGACGAACGAAAGCCTCAGGAAATAACACTCAGTAGTAAGCATCAATAGGATCTAGCAGATTTTCATTGATTGAGATATAGGATTtagtgaaagaaatttaGAATCATATCAAGACGCTTTATTTTGGTTTGTTGAATActgaaaggaaaaaaggaaaatgtCGGATAATTCTGTGAGTTCATTTGTGACTCGTAACAAGACCGCCATCTTGGCAACTGCTGCTGCCGGTGGTGCTGCTATTGGTGcttattattattataaCCAATTGCAGAGGGCAGAATTGGGTTCTGGTTCCAGTGGTAGTAAGAAGACTTCCAAgagtgaaaagaagaagagggccgggaagaagaagaaggattcgtcttcttcatcaaacGGTTCTGATGTCGTTTATCCAGTAGACGCTAACGGTCAACCAGATTTGTCTAAGAAGGATGAGTTTACTCCAGAACAAGTTGACAAATATGCTTTGGCGTTGAAGGACAAGGGTAATGAATTCTTTAAGGCCAAGGATTTCGAAAAGGCTATTGAATATTATACCTTAGCtatttcattgaaagaggaTCCAGTGTTTTACTCCAACAGATCTGCTGCATACGTCTCAATTAACAATTTCGaaaaagttgttgaagatacCACTGCCgctttgaaattgaagcCTGATTACTCCAAATGTTGGTTGAGAAGAGCTAGTGCTTATGAAAACTTGGGCCAATTCTCCGATGCTATGTTTGACTTGTCGGCTGTCTCTTTGTTGGGTGAATACAGCGGTCAATCCGTGGAGCAACTGCTGGAAAGAAACATGAACAAACAAGCCACAAAGGTCTTGggtgaaaaattgaaggagAACCAGGGTAAAGAATCTCCATTACCATCTAACACCTCTTTGGCATCATTCTTCGGTATCTTCAACCCTGAAACTTCTTTCGATGATTACGATGGCGAAAATGAAGCAGATGTTGAGTTGAAAAAAGGTTTGGAAAACTTGTACAAATGTCAAACCGGATGTTACGAATTGGctgatgaagaattcaCCAAGGCTGCCGAGTTAtacaagaaagaattagaatCTTCTCCAGATaatgaatctttgaagaagaaggctgCCATCGCCTTCGAACATGTGGGtattttcaagttcttcaaaaatgatCCAATTACCGCGCATATTAACCTGGAAGAATCGTTGTCTTTGAACCCAAGACCTTCTACTTACATCTACATGGCTTTGATTATGGCTGACAAGGGTGAAGCCAACCAATACAAGGAATACTTTGACAAAGCTTTAGAATTAGATCCAAACTGCTCTGCTGTTTACTATCATCGCGGTCAAATGcattttgttgttgaaaacttcaaagaagctGGTGCCGATTTCGATAAGGCTAAGGAATTAAATCCAGAAAACATTTTTGCCTACATCCAATGTGCTTGCTTGGCTTTCCGTGACGATAGATTTGATGATTGTGAAACTTTGTTCAGCGAAGCCAGAAGAAAGTTCCCAACTGCTCCAGAAGTTCCAAACTTTTATGCCGAAATTTTGGCTGCTAAGAACTCTCTAGATGCTGCCATCAAGCAATACGATATTGCCATCAAGTTGGAAGATGCTTTACCAGGTATTCACGTCGGTATTGCTCCAATGATTGGTAAGGCCACTGCTTTGATTAGAAACCCAACCGTTGAAAACTTCGTTGAAGCTTCcgaattatttgaagaagcttgTAAGATCGATCCAAGATCCGAACAAGCCAAGATCGGTCTTGCTCAACTAAAATtgcaacaagaagaaattgatgatgCCATTCAATTGTTCGAAGATGCTGCCGATCTCTCAAGATCTTTCGATGAAAAACTACAAGCTACTACTTTCGCTGAGGCTACCAAGGTCCAGAAAAAGATCAGAGCTGATCCATTCATTAAGGGTAAGATCGACGAAGCTATTGCAGCCTACCGTGCTCAAGGTCTCGCGTAAATTAGCATGATATTCACGAATGAATTTaattcatttcaatatgAGTAAAGCTACAATAGCTCATTGTTTTTGTCTCACCTTAATGACCATAATGGCAACATACCATGCAACATCTAAACGAATGAATTACCAAGAAAGTTATGATTTtacaaacaaaaagttGTAGCATTTCACCCAAGTTATTTATGACTCGTAAGCAGCGTGAACTGTGTTAATCGTAAACGACAAGATCTCAAC
Proteins encoded in this window:
- the DCP2 gene encoding decapping enzyme complex catalytic subunit (similar to uniprot|P53550 Saccharomyces cerevisiae YNL118C DCP2 Protein required for the decapping of mRNAs functions to allow the production of active Dcp1p contains a pyrophosphatase MutT motif and several alpha-helical leucine-rich motifs), with product MSLPLLRPFETVSLENAVEDLVVRFILNVPPEDLSTVERVLFHFEEASWFYTDFVKLMNPYLPNLSIKSFSKIVIDICPLIWNWDITPENALVKFSNYKKTIPVRGAAIFNDSLSKILLLRGINSKHWSFPRGKIGKDEDDVACCIREVKEETGFDLTGFIDADQYVERNMNGKNFKIFLVKGVPEDFEFKPEHKNEIQAIEWKDFKKLSKAITKNEGSAKVFLVNSMIRPLSLYVKNEKRAKDENKLKLYAEEHLKSILGLNKKENKIVLDAGRELMEMLQKSAKTAQHQARNETYVAENPVVDVNQARSLFPLMSVQSVSHFSSSNNTNNNIVNGTGMTINTTGNNKLDHEKSYSTEQNTDLQASSKELLAFLHKSSTVNDKERQISGSDSVSSFPSAHFTEFTDDENYEEFESSSDESQYESSQEQLGHSDTEWDPNRDDELLTVKEPKSVKETQPSKPVKPETKQGATNNQKPILLKRPESQNKANNIESQTVKPKIRLLRRGDTLASATQSPSNESIKAVSEKRNDTETTSNKNAANDLLSILKKPSEDQPKINDSETHSNRSVANDLLSILKKPSRSEVPGAASSPLFTNTFENSQSSSSNASVEHHTSSNNDRNGSNFSKQFTASPALNEPSPKNDASDLMQLLKRPQQNSEPQSPISDLSPASKPSNELLNILKNPKTGLNSQISDDPVTHNTQYNRMPPLQVQPQQPFQMQQMQQMMPPPGYPPQNMSYIPQGFSPQQQFQYQQPINGYPMQPQPLNMGQPAPNQGFTKQQELLNILHKPNAPVQETPSNPSSELLSILKR
- the NCS2 gene encoding Ncs2p (similar to uniprot|P53923 Saccharomyces cerevisiae YNL119W NCS2 Protein with a role in urmylation and in invasive and pseudohyphal growth inhibits replication of Brome mosaic virus in S. cerevisiae which is a model system for studying replication of positive-strand RNA viruses in their natural hosts), which gives rise to MVICKRCKLLDATLVSRKEPFCDECFVKFISLKQRKQMMSDDYFQDIFKISYPDKKRGQAEADKQNQDSNVLVPLSLGSSSLAVLDILNDTLLEQKQTHRGKTGFHVEVITICGQAEFEEVRGKIELLKSKYKENSDKILFHIVDRNQFFAVPFDLQEITLYIDNFNTLVRSSNNPSTTVEKVLASAPNKTAKEDLLNIIYTHLIKKFALQRNFKAILWGHSMTKLADEVISLTVKGRGAEIAGYLDDSSLDSKYNTAFRNFHPGRDVLLSEIDAYCHIKGLSQFSHNYVVQDTLFYDKFVDKPTKNVKLIKNMTMNELARQYFDNIEGDYSNVISTVVRTGAKLSNPDNELNQIMHCSICNAIIYKNPVNWLDGITVSKPFVIHNEEELTNYNAWEAANPDKAEKLNKMSDTPAKNVGVCYGCITTLTGMKDRKLEWIRRDDKAELTAVLQEYEIPSDDSEQ
- the COX23 gene encoding Cox23p (similar to uniprot|P38824 Saccharomyces cerevisiae YHR116W COX23 Mitochondrial intermembrane space protein that functions in mitochondrial copper homeostasis essential for functional cytochrome oxidase expression homologous to Cox17p): MTDKQETTQPAEKLQQPEKVAENVDPSLELNKTKVNFTPEKTDVNTYKFYPDDPESTLNRYRFAVKGASEYYDPCQESSKMSFKCLELNNYDRDLCHDYFDAYRECKKQWLKARREKREFWE
- the TOM70 gene encoding protein channel TOM70 (similar to uniprot|P07213 Saccharomyces cerevisiae YNL121C TOM70 Translocase of Outer Mitochondrial membrane 70 kDa mitochondrial specialized import receptor of the outer membrane), encoding MSDNSVSSFVTRNKTAILATAAAGGAAIGAYYYYNQLQRAELGSGSSGSKKTSKSEKKKRAGKKKKDSSSSSNGSDVVYPVDANGQPDLSKKDEFTPEQVDKYALALKDKGNEFFKAKDFEKAIEYYTLAISLKEDPVFYSNRSAAYVSINNFEKVVEDTTAALKLKPDYSKCWLRRASAYENLGQFSDAMFDLSAVSLLGEYSGQSVEQLLERNMNKQATKVLGEKLKENQGKESPLPSNTSLASFFGIFNPETSFDDYDGENEADVELKKGLENLYKCQTGCYELADEEFTKAAELYKKELESSPDNESLKKKAAIAFEHVGIFKFFKNDPITAHINLEESLSLNPRPSTYIYMALIMADKGEANQYKEYFDKALELDPNCSAVYYHRGQMHFVVENFKEAGADFDKAKELNPENIFAYIQCACLAFRDDRFDDCETLFSEARRKFPTAPEVPNFYAEILAAKNSLDAAIKQYDIAIKLEDALPGIHVGIAPMIGKATALIRNPTVENFVEASELFEEACKIDPRSEQAKIGLAQLKLQQEEIDDAIQLFEDAADLSRSFDEKLQATTFAEATKVQKKIRADPFIKGKIDEAIAAYRAQGLA